The following nucleotide sequence is from Vibrio sp. VB16.
TTTGAATCTGAAAATTGGTGATGAACTAAGCTTCACTATTAACAGCCAGACAGTCAATGCAACGATTAATAGTATTCGTAATGTTGAATGGCGGGAAATGAAACCGAACTTCTACTTCATATTTACACCAGACGTGCTGACGTCTTTACCCGCAACTTGGATGGTTAGTTTTAGAGTCGACGAACAAGAGAGTTCAATATTAAAATCGTTATCACGGGCGTTTCCGACAGTAAGCCTGTTGGATATCCGAGCGATGGGCAACAAGATAAGAGGTTTACTGACTCAGTTAATTTGGTCTGTAACGGTATTAGCTTCTTTAGGCGTAGTGGCCGGTCTTCTACTCATATTTACCTTGTTAAGATTAAGCCTTTCTCAAAGACAAGATGAAATTCGTCTCTATCGAACCTTAGGTGCCTCTAAAAAACGAGTTACAAGTACGCTGTGGAGTGAATATGGCTTAATGGCCGTGACGGCTGGTTTGGTGGCGAGTTTTGGGGCGGAGGTGAGTGTGGCTAGTATTATGCGTTTTGGCTTTGATCTCGATGGTCAATTGCATCCCACATTATGGCTAGCGTTGCCTTTGATTTCCTTTATGGTACTTGCGATTGTGATCAATTCGTTAATCAAGAAGCTGTTGCAGCCAATTAAGGGAAGTGAATAACATGCCGGTTTGGCAGTTGAACACTACGTAGATGAGGGTGTGGTTCTAACCATAGTTTTGTTTTATGTAAAGCGATTGAAAATTCTATGATAGTTGGTTGATCGTTCAAGATGGTTTGGAGTGCGTAAACGTGGGTCTTCATTACCAAAATAGCGATGAAGAGTTATTTTGAGTTTGAGGTAGATCCAGTTATCCACAGATTCGGTGGATAAAGTTTTGGATAACTTTAGTGAAATCTAACCTAATGTTTCTGGATCGCCCAACACACGCCTTTTCGCGAAGGATGTTATTCACAAGAGCATGAGAAATCGATTGTGTCAAAATTGAGTCAAGTTTTTTTTTGCAAAATAATCTGTTTTTCTGATGTGAAATAACAGTATGAAATGTGGGATTTTTTTCACATGAATTATAGGTATAATCTAACAAGGTTTAACGAGTCAAAGCGTGTAAATGAGTAAGTTAACGATAGATGTAAAAATGAAAAAAATTGGTGTGATTGGGGGAGGGATTGGAGGCGCAACTGTCGCGATAAAACTGGCTGAGCTTGGAATCGAAACCTACCTGTTTGAACGCAAGCCGAGCTTAGTTTATGGTCCACCGATATGTCATCTCCATGCAGGAGGAAATCTATACCGAGAAATAGACGAACGGCAATGCATCGACTTGTTAAAGCAATCCATTCAATCGGTAAAGTTATTCCCGCACACGATTAACGTCCGTCCAACCATTATTGCCATCCCTAAGACCGATAAAGGGTCGCCAGAGGCGTTATTGCCACGTCTTGTCTCTATCCAAAAGCATTACCACCAAATGGTGATGACTGATGGCGCTAATAAGGTATTAGGGGAGGTGAAAGACTACTACAAAACCTATACACGAGAGGTGTTAGAGAAGCTGAAAGGCCAAGTACAAGACGGTCAACCCAGCACGCTTGATGATTGGATGTTGCCGTTTGTTAATCACGTCGATCTCGATACATTGAAATACCCAGTAGTGTTGGTTCAAGAATATGGTTGGAGTCTATTTAGGTTGGCCTCTTCAGCTACGATGTTATTAGACAAATACAAGAGTGCGCATGTCTATCTTTCCAGTGAAGTCACGGATATAACAGCGAACCAGTCAAAATGGATGATAAGTTATCAACAAGGTGAGCAGAATCGTGAGCTTGAGGTTGATTACCTTATTAATGCTTGTGGCTATGAAACGGGAACCGTCGACAATTTTATCAAGGCACCTCGACGTCGATTA
It contains:
- a CDS encoding FAD-dependent oxidoreductase; this translates as MSKLTIDVKMKKIGVIGGGIGGATVAIKLAELGIETYLFERKPSLVYGPPICHLHAGGNLYREIDERQCIDLLKQSIQSVKLFPHTINVRPTIIAIPKTDKGSPEALLPRLVSIQKHYHQMVMTDGANKVLGEVKDYYKTYTREVLEKLKGQVQDGQPSTLDDWMLPFVNHVDLDTLKYPVVLVQEYGWSLFRLASSATMLLDKYKSAHVYLSSEVTDITANQSKWMISYQQGEQNRELEVDYLINACGYETGTVDNFIKAPRRRLVEFKAAYVTKWTGISDTWPEVVFHGERGTVDGMAQLTPYADGIFQLHGMTDEITLFKDGLVYSSEDCAQPQLPEYLVYKIKKGWNEVQKRERTELAIKHMSRFIPSFAEATFAGKPLYGAQQIPGIDASLRAADVSFHGSNYARIEIVKGSSAIEAALKIVEGIFSNNNTLDKILVERSPSQKETVSLDAGEVEQFAIQLATERGYPDGLAKVSGLAPLY